A stretch of Methanotorris formicicus Mc-S-70 DNA encodes these proteins:
- the rpsJ gene encoding 30S ribosomal protein S10 produces the protein MQKARIKLSSTNHKELDEVCRQIKQIAEKTGVDISGPIPLPTKILKIVTRKAPDGEGSETYERWYMRIHKRLIDIEADERTLRHIMKVKIPDSVQIEIQFK, from the coding sequence ATGCAAAAAGCAAGGATAAAATTAAGCAGTACAAACCACAAAGAATTGGATGAAGTTTGTAGGCAAATAAAACAAATTGCAGAAAAAACAGGAGTAGATATTTCAGGACCGATTCCATTACCAACAAAGATATTAAAAATAGTAACAAGAAAAGCACCAGATGGAGAAGGTTCTGAAACATATGAAAGATGGTACATGAGAATCCACAAAAGATTAATTGACATTGAAGCAGATGAGAGAACATTAAGACACATAATGAAAGTTAAAATACCAGATTCAGTCCAAATAGAGATTCAGTTTAAATAG
- a CDS encoding Na(+)/H(+) antiporter subunit B → MGLRRELAVSLSFIFFGASIVYSLYHMEVVSGVNYIYTHTYIVPNLVTAVLFDWRAFDTLGEALILVTSVLVTGMVFGKGLYNYKFLKDVYHAPEGDDYLTLSKWEEFTPIIRTLALPMSIFLMALGIVIILGGHITPGGGFQGGSLIAAAYILSIVSFGSKSPLWFKHKFLEKLETFGALMFMILGLVGMVVSGYYLFNFNDLFGFAVFPSPVELQKAGIIPYLNISVGLKVLAGLSTLTFLLTCEKVIIEKIMDK, encoded by the coding sequence ATGGGCTTAAGGAGAGAACTTGCTGTTTCATTGTCATTCATATTCTTTGGAGCATCGATAGTCTATTCATTATATCACATGGAAGTTGTTAGTGGAGTTAATTACATCTATACTCACACGTACATCGTCCCAAACTTGGTAACTGCAGTATTGTTTGATTGGAGAGCGTTTGATACACTTGGAGAGGCGTTGATACTGGTTACTTCAGTTCTCGTTACTGGAATGGTGTTTGGGAAAGGCCTTTACAATTATAAGTTCTTAAAAGATGTTTACCATGCTCCAGAGGGTGATGATTATTTAACCTTAAGCAAATGGGAAGAGTTCACTCCAATAATAAGAACCTTGGCACTACCTATGAGTATATTCCTCATGGCACTTGGGATTGTAATTATCTTGGGTGGACACATAACACCTGGAGGAGGTTTCCAAGGAGGATCTTTAATAGCAGCGGCTTATATATTAAGCATCGTCTCATTTGGTTCAAAAAGTCCATTGTGGTTTAAACATAAGTTCCTTGAAAAACTTGAGACCTTTGGGGCTTTGATGTTTATGATACTTGGTTTAGTGGGGATGGTTGTTAGTGGGTACTATCTATTTAATTTCAATGATTTATTTGGATTTGCAGTATTTCCATCACCAGTTGAATTACAAAAAGCAGGAATAATCCCATACTTAAACATAAGTGTTGGTTTAAAGGTTCTTGCAGGTTTATCAACATTAACCTTCCTATTAACATGTGAAAAAGTGATTATTGAGAAGATTATGGACAAATAA
- a CDS encoding cation:proton antiporter subunit C: MELQIVSFITAGVLIVIGLYGVFFVDNVIKKIIALSAMGNGVNLVLIAMGYNGGVVPIKLPNMPLEVFASKSAYPLPQALVLTNIVIEASMLAIMLALSMVLYKKYKTLRASVILKED; encoded by the coding sequence ATGGAGCTCCAAATAGTATCATTTATAACCGCAGGGGTGTTAATAGTTATTGGTTTATATGGCGTTTTTTTTGTTGATAATGTTATTAAAAAGATTATTGCTTTATCTGCAATGGGTAATGGAGTTAATTTGGTTTTAATTGCGATGGGTTATAACGGAGGAGTAGTTCCAATAAAACTTCCAAATATGCCTCTTGAGGTTTTCGCATCAAAGAGTGCCTATCCATTGCCACAAGCACTGGTTTTGACAAATATCGTCATTGAAGCATCGATGTTAGCCATTATGCTGGCTCTTTCAATGGTTCTATACAAAAAATACAAAACACTCAGGGCATCAGTAATTTTAAAGGAAGATTAA
- a CDS encoding 4Fe-4S binding protein translates to MEEKMLKNLAKIFITGIYENLERILFGKDRCTSIEMRNEILKGIKLPRTVFEELCIGCGGCANACPTKAIEMVPIEPVKITEYYTKDKIPKIEPEKCVYCLYCHDFCPVFAVFNEISPIHPRHVGDECVEVDLSQVLKKPVEISEEHIRKIAKMLSINLSRILMK, encoded by the coding sequence ATGGAAGAGAAGATGCTAAAAAACTTGGCAAAAATATTCATTACTGGAATCTACGAGAATCTTGAAAGGATTTTGTTTGGCAAGGATAGATGTACTTCAATAGAAATGAGGAATGAAATATTAAAAGGCATTAAATTACCAAGGACAGTTTTTGAAGAACTTTGCATTGGTTGTGGAGGTTGTGCAAACGCATGTCCAACAAAGGCAATTGAGATGGTTCCAATTGAGCCGGTTAAGATAACTGAATACTATACAAAAGACAAAATCCCAAAAATAGAACCTGAAAAATGCGTTTATTGCTTGTATTGCCATGATTTTTGTCCAGTATTTGCTGTGTTTAATGAAATCTCCCCAATACATCCAAGACATGTGGGGGATGAATGTGTTGAGGTTGATTTGTCCCAAGTTTTAAAAAAGCCAGTTGAGATTAGTGAAGAACACATAAGAAAAATTGCTAAGATGCTTTCTATAAACCTGAGTCGCATTCTTATGAAATAG
- a CDS encoding DUF7132 family protein, with product MKTIETKDIKLKKVITKTGAELYVIELSKNHFFIEQNLLKKSKYGEAYRKLKEKYPEFYMFWEIKNNKYTGKLLAGSILEKKDIDEFITEILKSEDYKKYEDVKDEIEDY from the coding sequence TTGAAAACAATAGAAACCAAAGATATCAAACTTAAAAAGGTTATAACAAAAACTGGTGCTGAACTCTATGTAATTGAACTCTCAAAAAATCATTTCTTCATTGAACAGAACCTATTAAAAAAATCAAAATATGGGGAGGCATATAGAAAATTAAAAGAAAAATATCCTGAATTTTACATGTTTTGGGAGATAAAAAACAACAAATACACAGGAAAACTCTTAGCAGGATCTATTCTTGAAAAGAAGGATATTGATGAATTTATTACTGAAATACTAAAAAGTGAGGACTATAAGAAATATGAGGATGTTAAGGATGAGATTGAGGATTATTAA
- the ehbF gene encoding energy conserving hydrogenase EhbF, protein MNFLPLIVVFPLMMAIILNYLHGKDKVVRFLTFLVALALIILPFIGEYGFYYFSGHGIENGLISGIAYLFNQTKQVIIFTLMLIGSLVLITGMGEKHANGMFTALTLMGLASVSAVVLSDDLFNLYVFYEIAAIAQTGLVIASGTERAYKAAFRYMLMGCVAGSLLLLGVAFLLSATGTLNITDMRNALLNANPMIYGGLLMLVIGLTYGSGLPPFHTVKADLYARAKPFIAAMLQTYSKFVLVAMMLVLLKLFYGLPYFTTTHGALIALSIFGMVFGVVMALMQSDYRKLLAYHAISQGGYVAAGLALGTPLGIVAGIFHAINHVIYKSALFLGAYIVHKKKGSNLAKLGGLLPLMPSVAFMVLCAKLAISGVPPFNGFQSKWMLAQAAMQVNMPELAIIMIIVSIGTFVSMMKAFYLIYLKPCSEEQINEYKSREVSKLAIFSLGILTFLCILLGIYPDIVVEKLYPYAYEIGRTWALK, encoded by the coding sequence ATGAACTTTTTACCATTAATTGTGGTATTTCCACTAATGATGGCAATAATATTGAATTATTTACATGGGAAAGATAAAGTTGTTAGATTTTTGACTTTTTTGGTAGCGTTGGCTTTAATTATTCTTCCATTCATTGGCGAGTATGGATTCTACTACTTTAGTGGACATGGTATTGAGAATGGCTTAATATCTGGTATTGCATATCTATTCAACCAAACAAAGCAAGTTATAATCTTTACTTTAATGCTTATTGGTTCATTGGTTTTGATAACAGGAATGGGAGAAAAGCATGCAAATGGGATGTTCACTGCTTTAACGTTGATGGGATTGGCGAGTGTTTCTGCTGTTGTTTTATCGGATGATTTATTTAACTTGTATGTATTTTATGAAATAGCGGCAATTGCTCAAACGGGATTGGTTATTGCCTCTGGAACAGAGAGGGCATATAAGGCTGCATTTAGATACATGCTTATGGGTTGTGTCGCTGGGAGTTTGTTGCTATTAGGTGTTGCCTTCCTATTATCTGCAACAGGAACTTTAAACATAACTGACATGAGAAATGCCCTATTAAACGCAAACCCTATGATTTATGGTGGATTGTTAATGCTTGTTATTGGTCTAACTTATGGTTCAGGTCTTCCACCATTCCACACAGTTAAGGCAGATTTATATGCAAGGGCAAAACCATTCATCGCCGCTATGTTGCAAACCTATTCAAAATTTGTCCTCGTTGCAATGATGCTTGTTCTATTAAAGTTATTCTATGGATTACCTTACTTCACCACCACACATGGGGCTTTGATTGCATTATCGATATTTGGAATGGTGTTTGGAGTTGTAATGGCATTGATGCAGAGTGATTATAGAAAACTTTTAGCATATCACGCAATAAGTCAAGGGGGTTATGTTGCTGCTGGATTGGCATTGGGAACTCCATTGGGAATTGTTGCTGGAATTTTCCATGCGATAAACCACGTTATTTATAAAAGTGCCTTGTTTTTAGGAGCATACATTGTTCACAAAAAGAAAGGAAGCAATTTGGCAAAGTTAGGGGGATTATTACCTTTAATGCCCTCTGTTGCGTTTATGGTTTTGTGTGCAAAACTTGCAATTAGTGGGGTACCCCCATTCAATGGATTTCAAAGCAAGTGGATGTTAGCCCAAGCGGCCATGCAAGTGAATATGCCAGAATTGGCAATAATTATGATAATTGTAAGTATAGGGACGTTTGTTTCCATGATGAAGGCATTTTATCTAATCTATCTAAAACCATGCAGTGAGGAGCAAATAAACGAATACAAAAGCAGAGAGGTTTCAAAACTTGCAATATTCTCATTAGGGATTTTAACCTTCCTATGCATATTATTGGGGATTTATCCGGATATTGTGGTTGAGAAACTTTATCCTTACGCCTATGAAATTGGAAGGACTTGGGCATTGAAATGA
- a CDS encoding 4Fe-4S binding protein gives MIITILEKCRSEEKCEACPFKTKSKCMEVCPTDAIMLLDNKAFSCITCGTCARECPNNAIRKNEFGGYYVDRKRCTGCGICANVCPIGIIKMVEKEGKKFPMGICIMCDLCVEACPYNARVSGIECIDLKRTAYAEKYATRIFNIIKIIKKEEIEEINVECETKNKKVRVSIKIDKEKCIGCGKCSYLCPRETIIPNKDVDACTFCNICGDVCPNNAIENGIIKEDGNCVLCLKCINSCPKDALKVENFKVVKIKEDKRINSLRHCINCGLCVDNCPSGALKNENGKILYDASICWKCNKCVDVCPQNVRINRGDYISGGCSLCGICIDVCPEKAIKIEEIEWENIKDGNCITCGTCANVCPNDTITVKINSKEIIFNNNCIMCETCSIYCPRDILPNTTGYKKVVDRENSFIRTDFAFCTRCGLCTKICPNDAIKDGEIDIEKCEFCSACANICPTHAIYIYRTWVEKE, from the coding sequence ATGATAATAACCATTTTAGAAAAATGCAGATCTGAGGAAAAATGTGAAGCATGTCCATTTAAAACCAAATCAAAGTGTATGGAAGTTTGCCCCACGGATGCTATAATGTTATTAGATAACAAAGCATTTTCATGTATAACTTGTGGAACTTGTGCAAGGGAATGCCCTAACAATGCCATAAGGAAGAATGAGTTTGGTGGCTACTACGTTGATAGGAAGAGATGCACAGGATGTGGAATTTGTGCAAATGTCTGTCCAATTGGCATTATAAAAATGGTGGAAAAAGAGGGTAAAAAATTCCCAATGGGCATTTGTATAATGTGCGATTTGTGTGTTGAGGCATGTCCATACAATGCAAGAGTTTCAGGAATTGAATGTATCGATTTAAAGAGAACTGCCTATGCTGAGAAGTATGCAACAAGAATCTTCAATATCATTAAAATTATAAAAAAAGAAGAAATTGAAGAAATTAATGTAGAATGCGAAACAAAAAACAAAAAGGTTAGAGTTTCAATCAAAATTGATAAAGAAAAATGCATTGGCTGTGGGAAATGCTCCTATCTCTGCCCAAGAGAAACCATAATCCCAAACAAAGATGTCGATGCATGCACATTTTGCAATATTTGTGGAGATGTTTGTCCAAACAACGCTATAGAAAATGGGATAATTAAAGAGGATGGAAATTGTGTTTTATGCCTTAAATGTATAAACTCCTGCCCAAAAGATGCATTGAAGGTTGAGAATTTCAAAGTTGTTAAAATAAAGGAAGATAAAAGGATAAATTCACTTAGACATTGTATAAATTGTGGTCTCTGCGTTGACAACTGTCCATCTGGGGCTTTAAAAAATGAAAATGGAAAAATTTTATATGATGCCTCAATCTGCTGGAAGTGTAATAAATGTGTCGATGTTTGCCCACAAAATGTTAGAATTAATAGAGGAGATTACATTTCAGGAGGATGTTCCCTTTGTGGAATTTGTATAGATGTTTGCCCAGAAAAAGCCATAAAAATTGAAGAAATTGAATGGGAAAATATTAAAGATGGGAATTGTATAACCTGCGGAACATGTGCAAATGTCTGCCCAAACGATACCATAACAGTTAAAATAAATAGTAAAGAAATCATCTTCAACAACAACTGCATTATGTGTGAAACCTGCTCCATTTACTGCCCAAGGGATATACTACCAAATACCACCGGATATAAAAAGGTAGTTGATAGAGAAAATTCATTCATTAGGACGGATTTTGCATTCTGCACAAGATGTGGTTTATGCACAAAAATCTGCCCAAACGATGCTATTAAAGATGGAGAGATTGATATTGAAAAATGTGAGTTCTGCTCCGCCTGTGCAAATATTTGTCCAACACACGCTATCTATATCTATAGAACTTGGGTTGAGAAAGAGTAA